Proteins found in one Populus alba chromosome 14, ASM523922v2, whole genome shotgun sequence genomic segment:
- the LOC118041672 gene encoding two-component response regulator ARR17 codes for MEIMESGAVDTQHQEEEKRQQQKEGEGEEKHKQQRDQKGEEEEKHFHVLAVDDSFIDRKLLERLLKVSSYQVTFVDSGDKALEYLGLLDSIDNVNATSSSSSSQSPQQEGMKVNLIMTDYCMPGMSGYDLLKRVKGSYWKDVPVVVMSSENIPSRIRMCLEEGAEEFLLKPLQLSDVEKLQTHLLKSLDKYSSKRIDDSSFNTDSSNITVSNKSNNSSIVSKRKALSPEIEDRRPKMKGLAVV; via the exons ATGGAGATAATGGAATCAGGTGCTGTTGATACACAACATCAGGAAGAAGAGAAACGTCAGCAACAGaaggaaggagaaggagaagagaaacataagCAACAAAGGGATCAgaagggggaagaagaagagaaacattttCATGTCCTGGCAGTGGATGATAGTTTTATTGACAGGAAGCTTTTAGAAAGGCTGCTTAAAGTATCTTCATACCAAG TGACATTTGTGGACTCTGGGGATAAGGCTTTGGAATATTTAGGTCTCCTTGATAGCATAGACAATGTCAATGCaacctcttcttcttcgtcgTCCCAATCACCACAACAAGAG GGAATGAAAGTAAATTTGATCATGACTGATTACTGCATGCCTGGAATGAGCGGTTATGATTTACTCAAACGAGTCAAG GGATCTTATTGGAAAGATGTTCCAGTGGTGGTTATGTCCTCGGAGAATATACCTTCCAGAATTAGAAT GTGCTTGGAAGAAGGAGCAGAGGAGTTCTTATTGAAGCCACTTCAATTATCAGATGTTGAAAAACTTCAGACTCACCTTCTAAAGTCGCTTGACAAGTACTCTTCCAAAAGGATTGATGACAGCAGTTTTAATACTGACAGCAGCAACATTACTGTTAGCAACAAGAGCAACAACAGCAGTATTGTTAGCAAGAGGAAAGCATTGTCTCCAGAGATTGAGGACAGAAGACCTAAAATGAAAGGATTGGCTGTTGTATAG